From Coffea arabica cultivar ET-39 chromosome 10e, Coffea Arabica ET-39 HiFi, whole genome shotgun sequence, one genomic window encodes:
- the LOC113712279 gene encoding SWI/SNF complex subunit SWI3B, whose amino-acid sequence MGTDNNHHHNNDTTITTTPATLGPNISNNNNSSTANNKSPPKPPIKPAEPPTPTTTTTLQPFGSFPNTADSDFISIPSYSRWFSWDNIHQCELRFLPEFFDGRSASKNPKTYKYYRNAIIQRFRDNPSSAPTKKITFTEVRKTIVGDVGSIRRVFDFLEAWGLINYSPSSSSSSSNKAAAAPQQLSQNDNKDSSSSATKSAAAAAAPPPDAPPSASADNSTTAAAAGGPKKRLCSACKSPCTISCFTSDKHNLTLCARCYVSNNFRVGISSTDFRRVEISDVVKTDWTDKETLHLLEAIMHYGDDWKKVAEHVGGGRSDKDCVARFLKLPFGEQFVGAPESSEMVDNQLTSRRSSFQNKRMRLSPLADASNPILAQAAFLSALAGVEVAEVAAHAAVTALSDFAGVKIKANLKSVPADAKQQDFDVASHGDTAYRMDGALAEAQSELEKEEEDVERALCEIAVQTKELQDKIVHFEELDLQVERESQQLQQLKDLLYVDQLTLLFYKAAAHKSGESMVESVKAE is encoded by the exons ATGGGCACCGACAACAACCACCACCATAATAACGATACCACCATCACCACCACCCCCGCAACGCTCGGTCCtaacatcagcaacaacaacaacagcAGCACCGCCAACAACAAGTCACCTCCCAAACCCCCTATTAAGCCTGCTGAACCCCCCACTCCTACTACCACCACCACTCTGCAACCATTCGGCTCTTTCCCCAACACTGCCGACTCCGACTTCATCTCCATCCCCAGCTATTCCC GATGGTTTAGTTGGGACAACATCCACCAGTGCGAGCTTCGATTCCTGCCGGAATTCTTCGACGGAAGATCAGCCTCCAAGAACCCCAAGACTTACAAATACTACAGGAATGCCATCATTCAGAGATTCAGGGACAACCCTTCCTCCGCCCCCACCAAAAAAATCACCTTTACCGAAGTCCGCAAGACCATCGTTGGAGACGTCGGCTCCATTCGCCGGGTTTTTGATTTCTTGGAGGCCTGGGGTTTGATTAATTACTctccctcttcttcttcctcctcttctAATAAGGCTGCCGCTGCCCCCCAACAACTCTCCCAAAATGACAACAAGGactcctcctcctccgccaccaaatctgctgctgctgctgctgctcctCCTCCTGATGCTCCCCCCTCTGCCTCTGCTGATAATTCTACTACTGCTGCTGCAGCTGGCGGCCCGAAGAAGAGATTGTGCAGTGCCTGCAAATCTCCCTGCACCATTTCTTGCTTTACTTCAGATAAG CACAATTTGACTCTTTGTGCAAGGTGCTACGTCAGCAACAATTTTAGGGTTGGAATCAGTTCTACAGATTTCAGAAGGGTCGAGATTAGTGATGTCGTAAAGACTGATTGGACAGACAAAGAAACTCTCCACCTACTGGAAGCTATCATGCATTACGGTGATGACTGGAAGAAGGTAGCTGAGCATGTTGGTGGTGGTAGAAGTGACAAAGACTGTGTGGCTCGCTTTCTTAAGCTCCCCTTTGGTGAACAGTTTGTTGGGGCTCCAGAATCTTCCGAGATGGTGGATAATCAACTTACCTCAAGACGTTCATCCTTCCAAAACAAACGGATGCGACTTTCACCACTTGCAGACGCAAGCAACCCAATTCTGGCTCAG GCTGCTTTTCTTTCTGCTCTGGCTGGGGTAGAGGTAGCAGAAGTTGCAGCACACGCTGCTGTGACAGCCTTGTCTGATTTTGCTGGTGTAAAAATCAAAGCTAATCTGAAATCTGTTCCTGCTGATGCAAAACAGCAAG ATTTTGACGTTGCATCTCATGGTGACACTGCATATAGAATGGATGGTGCTCTTGCTGAAGCACAATCTGAGcttgaaaaggaagaagaggatGTGGAGAGAGCCCTTTGTGAGATAGCCGTTCAG ACGAAGGAACTTCAAGACAAGATTGTTCACTTTGAGGAATTAGACTTACAAGTGGAGAGGGAGAGCCAACAATTGCAGCAGCTGAAGGATCTGCTCTATGTTGACCAGTTAACTTTGCTATTTTATAAGGCCGCAGCACATAAATCAGGAGAAAGCATGGTGGAAAGTGTCAAAGCAGAATGA